GTTACTGATAATGCGACTAATGTAGGGCAATTATGCACTCTTTTCTCAATTCAATTCGTCCATTCTACAGATAAAATTTATTTTGAAGTTTTAAAGCTGCTAAATTACTGTGAAGGTACTTTAGGTAAAGCGAATATTGATTCTGTCCTTTGTTCAAATATTAAAAAGGTGGATGCTAATATTTATGAGTGGTTTAATTTGGATTTGTCATTAGAACTTTTGCACACATATTTAATTGTGGACCGTGATGCTTTAAAGACTCTGTTTATAGATATGAATGTTGATTGGGGGAATTTTGATGATCAAATAAACGAGAATACCTTTGAAAAATTATTGTGGTATGGGTTTCTATTGAATAATGAAGAACTTCTTAAGGAACAGGTGAACCAATATCCAGAGTTGATGAAGAGTGATAATTGGGGAGTGAAATTCTACCGTTACATTAACAAAAAATTATTAAAAAAAGATAAAATTAATCAAGAGAAAATCGAAGCGCTAATTAAACACTTTAAAAAGTTAGAAGGGTATTCGGTATTTGAAAAAGAAAAAATATCCGAAACAATAATCTCTAAATTAAAAGGTAATAGTTTAGAAATAAGTAAAGGCGATGTTGGTAAAAATAAACAATATAAAGGAATTAAAGAGATTTATAGACTTTCACCTTATAACCTTCCCCCTGGAATTAAATTAGAGGATGTAAATCAAAAAACTAAATTTGAATTGATGGTATATAAGGATGAAAAGATGAACCAAGTTATCAAAACAGTACCTGCAGAGGGTTTATTACATTCCGAGAGAGAAGAAATTTATATAACTAAACCAGTGATGAAAATATTGAATCATCTTGCAAAACCGGGATATATAAAGATTATTGATGACACTAAAAAAAGAAGAATTGAGATGAAGAAAAAAGAGGATCAATTATTTAAATGGCCATCTACTGATGTTTCTGGATCTGGGGAGAACTCTCATAATGAAACAAATGGTTTTGCAGAAATGAGTGCTTTAAGAAAAAGGGGGTATCAAATTACAAATACCACGAGGGAACAAAGGTGGCGTATTTTGCAACTTGCTGTTCCTGAAATAGGATTAAAGAAAGTAGCATACACTATTGCAGGAAATGTAAAGCTAAGAAAAGGCCAGAAAAATGGGACTAAAAAGTTCCGTTATGCTATCTCGGAATGGGAGCATGACTTGGCTAGGTTGAAAGTGAAGTATTATAAAAAAGATTTCATATGGCCCAACACATGAGAAGTAAAGTTCCACTGCCTGAATAGGTAGTGGTTTTTTCTTTATACCCATTCAAATATTTCATTAGGTAGTTCATTATAATTAATTTTTAGTAATATAATCCTATTTAAAGAGTACAAAGTCTTGTAATTATAGGGTACAATTATGTAGATATATGTAATTTTATTACATAATTTGAAGGAAATAGTTGAGGGGTAGGGTGAAAAATGGAAAGAGAGAAATGGAAAGAGGTATTTAGTTCACTATCAGATGAAGAATTAGTTGAAATGATTGGAATATGGGATTTGAAAGTGAAGGGATTTAGAAATATAAACAAAGATAATATTAAAGTTGTTAGGAAGATGGCAATCACTGAGGCTTTGAAAGTTAAGAACCTAAAGTTGATAAAAGGATTTTATAATGTGATGGCAAAAAGCGACAGTGACGAAGAGGATAAAACAGAAAAAAGTATAAGAGATTTAACTTTAGAAGAACTGATAGAATCTTATTCAAACGGGAAGGAGTTACACATTCTTTTAGGTGGACTCATTTCAAGTGAAGAGGAAAAACATCATCAGACCGCTGAAAAATTCATATCAGAAATTTTAAATGAAAATAAAGTGAAGTCATTGGAAGAGCTTACCTTAAATGAAGATTCAGTAGGTGGGTCTGAAGAAGATCCCAATAAAGAAAATAAAAGCGTTAATAGTGATTTAGAGAAAAAGTTTGAGAAAGTTGAATTAAAGAATCAAAAACTTCAAAAACAGAATAATGAATGGGAACAGAAATACATTAACCTGAAGAAGGAATACAAGGAAGAAAAACAACTTTGGATAAAAGAGAAGGCACAGTTACAACATGAGATGGGAAAAGAAAAATCAGATTTAGAAAAACAAATAGGAGAGTTTGAGTCATTAAGAATGGAGAACAGGAAACTACAAGAAGAAATCAAGGAACTTAAAGCTGAAAAAGCTCATTTGCATGCCCAGATGCTTAATTCTCATAAAGAAGTAGCTTTAGCTACGACTGTATCTGAAAAATATGAAGTTGAAAATAATGGAATCACTCAGGTGTTAATGATTGGTGATCCAAAAAATAAAATAATAAAATCATCAAACAATCCAAAACTTTGTGTTCATGAGCCTAATGGAGCAATAGAAAAGATAGATTCAAACAATTTTGATGAGATTTGGATTTTAGAATATCTTGTTTCACCACAAATGAAAAGAAGGATAATGAAAAAATATAAAGATAAAGTTAGAAGTTTTAAAGACTTTACAACATTAAGAAATTTCTTAGAGAAAGGAAGAATATAAGATGAGCACAAAAATATGGGAGAATGATTTAATAGGGGTTTTAGATGTTCCGAGCCTAGATGAAATTCCATACAGAGATTCGATCTTTATTAATAAACAAAATAGTCTTCAGTTTTTGGTTAGGATTATTTCTCAACCATCTGAGAGCTTTCCTAACGTAAAAACTGTTACGTCGTTTTATTCAGACCTTGAGCAGTGGGGTTTTGAAGATGATTATCAGGAGGATGAATATTTTCGTAAAGAAAGATTGAGGGAATGGTTAGATGATCGTCTGCTGGTATTTAAAGTCGAACGCAGAACTAAATATACTCATGAAGAAGTGTTTAATGCGAAGGATGTAAGGGTTTTACCTAAGCTCCCTAGTTTTAATCAAGAATTACGCTTAATTCCTGTCCCTATTTTTAATAAGAATTCTCATAGTATAGATCTTGATGAATTTGTTTATCGTCTTGCTAATAAAAAATTTGTCGGGAGAATTGAGAATATATCCCATGAGACTAATGATACTCCTTCCTTAGTTTTATGGAGGGAAGACCTTGAAGAGGATGAACAGTATAAAGTATTTGGGGAATTCGATAAACACCAGTATGCCTATGGAGGCTTCAGTTTTGAGTTAAGAGAAGATTTGAAAGAGATCAAATTCAAACAAGAATGGATGGATGAATGCTATTTTTGTAACAATATTGAAGAGTTAGTATATGTCCCTCTTTCAGTTTACCAGGAAATTACAGTAGAAATGGAAAATGCGCTTCCGATATCTTTTTCTCCACGAAGAGAAAACAACTTTCAAGAAGAAGTTGTAACTTCTGTTATTAAGAATAAGGAAGATATTAATGACCTACTTAAAAGTGAAAAAGAAGTAGCGGCTACTGCTCAAGAAGTGAAATCTGAAATGTTATCGAGCACACCTCCGTTGGTCAAAGAAGGAGAAAGAGAATTTCTTGAGTTATTTTATGCAAATACACAAGATTCTGGTCTATCTTACCATTTAGAAGACCTTATTAATTTTCACACTTCAATGAAGTCTTCTTCTCTGGTAATTCTATCTGGTATGAGTGGGACTGGTAAGAGCAAATTAGTTGATTTATATAGTTCTTCTTTAGGGTTAAAGGGGGACCAGCATACCGTCATTCCAGTAAGTCCTTCTTGGACATCCGATTCAGACCTAATTGGATACGCAGACACGATGCATATGGTATACCGTCCCGGAGACTCAGGCCTTATTAATGCTTTGAAGAAGGCTGAAAGTCAACAAGACAAATTGTTTGTTATATGTTTCGATGAAATGAATTTGGCAAGAGTAGAACACTACTTTTCACAATTTTTATCTATATTAGAAATGGAGCCAGGTAAGAGAGTTTTAAGGCTATATAATGATGATCTTGAAAGCAGACTTTACAACTCAGCTCAATATCCACCTACTATATCAATACAAGATAATGTTTTGTTTGTTGGTACAGTAAATGTTGACGAGTCAACGTATCATTTTTCAGATAAAGTGTTAGATAGAGCAAATGTTTTATCTCTTGAAGTAATGCCATTTAATCAGCTAAAGGCTCTACCAGAAAAGAAGAAACATATTGCAGGACGTAAAGAAGAAGTTGATTTTGAAACTTACAAATCTTTTAAAAGTGAAAATAGATTAGTAACATTATCAGATGAAGAGTTAGATTTGCTATGGGAGGTCCATCAAGCTCTTCAGCTAGTAAATCGTCAAGTTGGAGTAGGTCCTAGAATTGTTAAACAAATCGACCATTACCTTGCCAACCTTCCAATACAAGAATATGTTTCAAGAGAAGAAGGAATGGATCTTCAATTTGTTCAACGTATATTGACTAAGGTTAGAGGTTCCGAGGAACAATTAAGAAGTTTACTTGGTGTATATACTAAAGAGGGAGATGTAATTGAAAGTCAGTTAATTTCTTTATTGGAAAAATATAACACTATTTCAGCATTTTCACAAAGTATAAAGACAATTGAACAAAAAGCGAAAGAGTTGAAGTTGAATGGTTACACGTTCTAGCAACTTGGATTTCTCAATAGAATTTACACATACATTTAAGGAAGGCGAACAGGAAAGAGTCCCAGTGAGACATTTTGTCAAAGAAGTTCAGGACTGGGATGATAATCTACATTCATACACTATTGTCCGTGAGAATATTAACCTCGAATTATCGTTTAACAGTAAACTGGAAAATGCAAGATGTGCTATGGATGGATTTGATATCTTAAATGATGAGAAATTGAAATTTGATGAGAAGAACTTCCCTTATATTAGTCCGGGATCCCTTACACTATATAAGCATAAAGCTGTAACTGAATATTATCCTTATATTCCAGGAATCTACTGTTTGACTGTCACAATACAGGAGGAAAAATTTTTTTCTTTTATTAAGGTTATATCTAGTAGACTAACAGATGATCAGCTCCAATCAATGCGCATAGAAGTTGAAAATCAACTGAAGGGGTTGGCTCTTGACGTAGTAAGAAAACAAAGTGTTTTTCAAGGTTTGGAAGAGTTAAACCTCGATATGTCATTGTTCCAACAATTTAAAACACTGGATCATTATTTTGGGGATATCTCTACGATTATTGCTGACTTAACTAAAAGAGTGCGTTCTTCTTTGAAAAAAGAGTACATACTTCAGCCTGTTGAGAAGCCCTCTCATGTCGATCCTGTATCAATCCATTATCGATTAAAGCATCCCGAATCAACAAACTACTTAAAAACAAGAAAGAATATAGTAGATTATGATCTGCCTGAAAACAGGCTGTTAAAGCAAATTATTAACAAGTGGATTAGTGTACTTGTTGATTTTATCCAACAAATTGATTACAACTTAGAGAAGTTTAATGGTGACAATGAGATCTTTTCTTCATATACATCAAAAGGGAGGAGGAAAGATTTATTAATCGAATTGGATAGCTTCAGAACACGAGCGACTCAAATGAAAGCAGCTCTGAATCAGTTAAGGATCAGTCCTTGGTATCAAGAAGTTTCAGATAGAGCAGCTTTAGTTGTCACAAATAAAATGTTTATTGATATCAGGTATAACAAGATTTACAAAATCCATCAGCACTTGTCTTTCGAAGAAGTTGATTTATCTTTGCACCCTGGATGGAGTTTTCATTGGAAGAGGACGGATCAATTATATGAGATTTGGAGCTTCTTTAAGGTTCTAAATATCTTTAAAGCCTATCACTTTACGTTTGGTAACGTGCCCAAGTGGTTGCTCAATGGAAGTGAAGAAGGCTTAAAAGATTTAATGGTTATACCGACCATTCCTAAGGGTGCTAGCTTTGAACTACAAAAGGGAGACTTAAAACTGAGGATTGTTTATGATAGGGAGATTCCTAAAGAACCTTCTCAGACCGATCATAAACAAAATCCAATTTATACAACCGGTGAGAATAATACTCCTGATATTCGCATAGATGTATATATTCGAGAAATATTTATTGGAAGTATCATAATGGATTCTAAATACCGTAAAAAACACGTTTTAATGGACTCTAAGTACCAGCTTACTAGTTACGCAGATCATGTTCGGTCACCCTATATATATAACAAAAAACGGTGGGAACGAATTCGGCCGGTGCACCGGGTTTTAGTTCTTTATCCAGATAAGTGGGGAAAGACAGAAGTTGAATATTTGGATGATAAGAGCATCAGTTTGGTACCTTTAACACCTGAAACTGATTTTAAGGAAATTGGTAAGATGATTCAAGGGCTTGTGGATGAATTGGTGTTGGATGCTGAAGATGCGGGAGTTATTCTGTTAGAAGAGTAAGATTTTAATATGACAATGCAAGAGTAGATTAAAAGAGTTTTTTTATTTTTTATAAGGAGATGAACTATTTGAAAGAGGCATTATATTATCCTAGTTTCTATATTGATGATGAAAAGTGGTTAAAGTTTGCTTTGCTTTACTTGGGTGAAGTTGTAACTATTACCCCTAATGAAGCAAGCATTAATCACACGTATATGCATGAAATGGTATTAAGGGAAACAAATCTTTTTTCTAGTCATTCTCCTAGAGAGTCTGAGGTAGAAACAGCTGCATATGGATTAGGTGAGTTCGTATCAAGAATTTCTATGAATCCACTTTACGAAAATCCTCAAAAAAAATGGCGCAATAGAAGCAATAATGACTGGGAAATATACTACGGGAAGATGTCTTATAAGTTACAAGAAATGTTGCTTGAAAAAGAGTGGGCTATGAAAACGGAAAATGGGTTAAATGTAAATCCTGATTTGGCATCTCAGTATATGACTTTATTAGCAAATATTATTGCTGGCAATCGAAATATTCCTACTATCACAGATAAAAAAATGCCAGTGGATTTTTTAAGTATGAATCGGAATGTTAATAAAGAAATTAATAGAGATAACAGAGTGCTGACATTATCTAATGAAATAGAAATTTTTTTACCAAGAAACATAGAGGAAATAAGTATAGAAGAAATTATTGAATTTAGAAACAATCCGGAAAATAGCCGTAATTTAACTGAACTTCATAATGCAATAAAGGATATGAATAATTTAACTGAAAATATTTTTTCTGATAATGAAATGTTAAATCTAAAGAAGAATTTATTTGATGCAAAAAAGCAATATAAGAGTAAGTTAGCCAGTCAATTCACTGTAGGGGCAGGATCTGCTTTTGGGATATACCAGTTGATTAGTGGTGAGGCACCATATTTAGACTTTATAACAGAAGTTCTAGGCTTGGGGGTTATAAGTGGCGTTAGGTGTGTTTATGGCAATTTAAATGGTTATAGGACTACTAATAAAGCGATAGGATATTTATCGGATATTGAAAATTTAACAAAAAGAAGTAGAGGAAGGAGATATATATATCAAAGTAGTTAACAGCTAATATCGGATATATCGTAAAAATACTTTGTGTAAATTCCTCAACGCTTGAAACATAAAAAAGGTCGGGTACCTCGACAGCAAAACCTTGATATAACGCACTATTAGCACACAGGATGAAAGATATTGCACACTCTCACCTTAGGGACGGCATGATGATATCTGCTCCCTAAAAAATCCCTCTGAACTATTATGGTCTGGAGGGATTTTTTGTTGATTAATTTTAAGAGGATGATGGAATCTGATTTATTGATGATATTTAAAATATTTAGATAATTATATAAATTAAAAGTTACAAGCTCCCTAAAGTTTATTACCCCTAACCTTGTTGTTTAGAAGAACCTAAAAATTTTTACTAATATTTCTATTTAAGGTAAAATTGGTATAATTATAAATTTATAGGTATTAGAGGTGGATTTGTTGGGGGTAATCTTAGGTATAAAGATAAATGATGTGAAAAAATTGATTGAACAAGGTAATGCTAACGCAATCAAGAAAAAATTAGAAAAAGGTATGGATCCTAACTTAACAGATGACAATGGTTCTAGTTTGTTAACTCATGCAATTAAATACCAACAAGAAGATATCGCTCATTTGTTATTAAAAAATGGTGCAGATCCTTATTTGAAAAACAAATATAATCTTTCTCCATATGATATAGCATTTAACGATAGCCATAAATCGATATTAACCATGATTGCTAAATTTAATAAGGATATCTTAAAAAGAAAAAAGAAAACTATTTTTACATTTGAAAAAGGTGCTGATACTAAACATGTCCATTTAGAGTATTTAGCCTACCCTAAACTACATGATTTTGAACATCAGTATTATAAAGATACGATTGAGCTTATTGATGAACTTATTGATATCAAAAAGCAAAAACTTAAAACTGACGACTTAGGTGGAGCAAACAAGTATGCCAATGATATTTTATCTAAGGTTTTTGTTAAACAAATTGATGGAATTATTAAACAAAAGAAGAAACCATATTATGCTAGAGTGGATTATATGAACAATCACGGCAAGCTTGAATCTGTATATATTGGTTCTAAAGGAATGGAAGATGATCGATTTTACCCCCCACAATCACATTATGGGGGGCTATTCGCCCAGGGGAAGTTAGGGAAAATCAATCATCCGACTTTAGGTGAAATTGAAGTAACCCTTATTAGACAGATTGAGAATGAAAATGGACGAATTCAGGATATCTTTGATAAAGAGTGGGATGTCGAAAAAGGATATACCGATCTTATTCTTATGAAACGCCTGAATGATAAAGCGAAAGAAAAATTAAATCAGATTTGGGAAACCATCCAGGCCGAGCAAGATACAGTTGTTCGTCTAGGAATCTCAGAGCCAATTATTGTTCAAGGATCAGCTGGTAGTGGTAAAACCATGATTGCACTCCATCGACTTTCGTATTTACTTTATGAATATAAAGATAGGCTGGAAGAGCATAAAGTGATGATTATGGGTCCAAATCAAATGTTCCTTAATTACATACAAGAGGCTTTGCCACATCTGGATATCAGCCACATCAAACAAGCTACATTTGATAGCTTTGTGAAAGAAAGGTTACCTTTTAAAGAAAGTAAATATCAAATAGATTATGAGACTAACCTGGATCGACCAGATTTATATAAAGTCAGTAAATTGAAGGGGTCAATTGGCTTTAAAAGTTTCATTGAAAATTTCATGCAGCATGGTTCACACATTTTTATACCTACCCAAGGGTTATTCTTACATACACCTTATGGTAGTTTTAAATTTTCATTGAAACGAATTAAAGAACTGTTTGAACAATATCGTAAAAGAAGTTCAATAAGCCAGGTTAAAGAGCGTATTATACAAATTCTGAAACACGAAGCAAATAATTTTGTACGCGTGCTTGAATGGGAAGAGAAAAGACCGGAACTACACATAAGTAAAAAAATTGTAGCGAAATTGAACAAGAAAGTACAAGATTTTGAAAAGAGTTGGCATATACCTAACGCTTTTGAAGTGTATAATTGGCTAACCACAAATGAGCAATACCTTAAGAGGAATCTGCAAGTAAATGAAGAGTTGTTACTGAAACTAATATCTGTAAACGAAAGTCAAAAGGATAAAAGAGTCGTAACGAATGATGATTTAGCTGCTCTATTAACCATTCAGCAGTCACTCCATGGCTATACAGGTGCTAATAGTAAGGGGAATCCTCTTGTAATGACGAAAGAAAAATTCAATTATCTCATTTTAGATGAGGTACAGGATTATAGTCCTTATCAATTAGCCTTAATGAAAGATTATACCGTCAAAGGCCGAATCATGATGTTAGGAGATTTGGGGCAAAGTATCTATTCTTATAGGGGGATTGAAAGCTGGGGAGATGTTGCCAAGAGTTTAAATTATCAAAGCAATGAATATAAATATATAGAATTGTCCACGATTTATCGCTCTACAATTCAAATTGTTCGATTCGCAAACGATGTCATTAGACCTTTTGCGAATAGGCGCTACACACTTTCTGAGCCGGTTGGCCGTGATGGAGATAATCCTATTTTTAAAAGGTTTAATGATTATGATGAACAAATGTCGCATTTGAAAATGGAGATTAAAAGCTTCCAGAATGACGAATTTAAAAATATTGCTTTAATTACACGAGACCAACAAGAAGCACAGGTATTATACAAGAAGCTTCTTCAAGAAGGGATCGATTTAAGTCTTTTGATTAACCCATCAGATGAATACGATGGAGGTGTTATCATCACCCCCCTGTATTTATCTAAAGGAATTGAGTATGACGCAGTTATTTTAACAGATGCATCGATGAATAAATATCGAGACACAGATCTATCTAGAAAACTAGTGTATGTAGGGGTAACGAGAGCGCTGCATAAAGTGGTCATCTGTTATGAGAACGAGCTAGCTCTCCCTATATTAGAGATACTTGAACCAGAACGTGCTCAAAACATCAGATT
The nucleotide sequence above comes from Bacillus sp. KH172YL63. Encoded proteins:
- a CDS encoding DUF2357 domain-containing protein, whose protein sequence is MVTRSSNLDFSIEFTHTFKEGEQERVPVRHFVKEVQDWDDNLHSYTIVRENINLELSFNSKLENARCAMDGFDILNDEKLKFDEKNFPYISPGSLTLYKHKAVTEYYPYIPGIYCLTVTIQEEKFFSFIKVISSRLTDDQLQSMRIEVENQLKGLALDVVRKQSVFQGLEELNLDMSLFQQFKTLDHYFGDISTIIADLTKRVRSSLKKEYILQPVEKPSHVDPVSIHYRLKHPESTNYLKTRKNIVDYDLPENRLLKQIINKWISVLVDFIQQIDYNLEKFNGDNEIFSSYTSKGRRKDLLIELDSFRTRATQMKAALNQLRISPWYQEVSDRAALVVTNKMFIDIRYNKIYKIHQHLSFEEVDLSLHPGWSFHWKRTDQLYEIWSFFKVLNIFKAYHFTFGNVPKWLLNGSEEGLKDLMVIPTIPKGASFELQKGDLKLRIVYDREIPKEPSQTDHKQNPIYTTGENNTPDIRIDVYIREIFIGSIIMDSKYRKKHVLMDSKYQLTSYADHVRSPYIYNKKRWERIRPVHRVLVLYPDKWGKTEVEYLDDKSISLVPLTPETDFKEIGKMIQGLVDELVLDAEDAGVILLEE
- a CDS encoding McrB family protein; the encoded protein is MSTKIWENDLIGVLDVPSLDEIPYRDSIFINKQNSLQFLVRIISQPSESFPNVKTVTSFYSDLEQWGFEDDYQEDEYFRKERLREWLDDRLLVFKVERRTKYTHEEVFNAKDVRVLPKLPSFNQELRLIPVPIFNKNSHSIDLDEFVYRLANKKFVGRIENISHETNDTPSLVLWREDLEEDEQYKVFGEFDKHQYAYGGFSFELREDLKEIKFKQEWMDECYFCNNIEELVYVPLSVYQEITVEMENALPISFSPRRENNFQEEVVTSVIKNKEDINDLLKSEKEVAATAQEVKSEMLSSTPPLVKEGEREFLELFYANTQDSGLSYHLEDLINFHTSMKSSSLVILSGMSGTGKSKLVDLYSSSLGLKGDQHTVIPVSPSWTSDSDLIGYADTMHMVYRPGDSGLINALKKAESQQDKLFVICFDEMNLARVEHYFSQFLSILEMEPGKRVLRLYNDDLESRLYNSAQYPPTISIQDNVLFVGTVNVDESTYHFSDKVLDRANVLSLEVMPFNQLKALPEKKKHIAGRKEEVDFETYKSFKSENRLVTLSDEELDLLWEVHQALQLVNRQVGVGPRIVKQIDHYLANLPIQEYVSREEGMDLQFVQRILTKVRGSEEQLRSLLGVYTKEGDVIESQLISLLEKYNTISAFSQSIKTIEQKAKELKLNGYTF
- a CDS encoding UvrD-helicase domain-containing protein — its product is MGVILGIKINDVKKLIEQGNANAIKKKLEKGMDPNLTDDNGSSLLTHAIKYQQEDIAHLLLKNGADPYLKNKYNLSPYDIAFNDSHKSILTMIAKFNKDILKRKKKTIFTFEKGADTKHVHLEYLAYPKLHDFEHQYYKDTIELIDELIDIKKQKLKTDDLGGANKYANDILSKVFVKQIDGIIKQKKKPYYARVDYMNNHGKLESVYIGSKGMEDDRFYPPQSHYGGLFAQGKLGKINHPTLGEIEVTLIRQIENENGRIQDIFDKEWDVEKGYTDLILMKRLNDKAKEKLNQIWETIQAEQDTVVRLGISEPIIVQGSAGSGKTMIALHRLSYLLYEYKDRLEEHKVMIMGPNQMFLNYIQEALPHLDISHIKQATFDSFVKERLPFKESKYQIDYETNLDRPDLYKVSKLKGSIGFKSFIENFMQHGSHIFIPTQGLFLHTPYGSFKFSLKRIKELFEQYRKRSSISQVKERIIQILKHEANNFVRVLEWEEKRPELHISKKIVAKLNKKVQDFEKSWHIPNAFEVYNWLTTNEQYLKRNLQVNEELLLKLISVNESQKDKRVVTNDDLAALLTIQQSLHGYTGANSKGNPLVMTKEKFNYLILDEVQDYSPYQLALMKDYTVKGRIMMLGDLGQSIYSYRGIESWGDVAKSLNYQSNEYKYIELSTIYRSTIQIVRFANDVIRPFANRRYTLSEPVGRDGDNPIFKRFNDYDEQMSHLKMEIKSFQNDEFKNIALITRDQQEAQVLYKKLLQEGIDLSLLINPSDEYDGGVIITPLYLSKGIEYDAVILTDASMNKYRDTDLSRKLVYVGVTRALHKVVICYENELALPILEILEPERAQNIRLENKKDDSTRNIKLQNNISLNDSNDSSKIVSEIESLLDRLKNDNNEEIISMRKRVNSLEAELEEYKNKSYNSIYNSYLLHHATMDELKNFLTYVSDHLKNENWITYLELIDDFIRVSNDSAVSLILEYIEKNLNGISEDVSSQLINLTELLFAKFDGSYEHVKSILESSIKIANLLLNDGFDVKNTILEWEIEPIVELNDKEIILDLLQLYTECNITDPIKETLTKLFQDWVIFEPLLNVDDMIKLLWYSVVVKQEGMFLNALEYPLLDEKNRMEIEQYFKIYDVLNDNNLTLEDQHGFLHSNLFTNKEGENINKILLDKKYK